The DNA window TCAAGATGAATCCCTTGCTTGCGCGCTTACAGGCCAATCGCCTGGCGCTGACCGAGGCCGGTCTGTGGCGCCGGCGCCGGTTGTGGGCACCTGCGCTCATCGATTTTTCCGCCAATGATTATTTGGGACTTGCTCGCGAGCCGCAGCTGGCGGCGGCCCTTGCCGAAGGCGCCAACCGCTTTGGTGTCGGCAGCCGTGCCTCGGCCCTGGTCAGTGGCTACAGCCCGGCCCATGAGGCGCTGGAGCAGGAACTGTGCCGGGTAACTGGCCATGAAGCGGCGCTGCTGTTCTGCTCCGGATTTGCCGCCAATCTGGCATTGGCCGCGACCTTGCTGCAGGCGGGCGATACCCTTATCGCCGACAAATACATTCACGCCTCGGTCATTGACGGGGTTCAGGCCAGTGGCGCTGCGCTGCGGCGCTTCCCACACAATGATCTTGATGGCGCGGCAAGGCTGCTCGGCAAATACCCCGGCACGGCGCTGTGGACCGAGAGCATCTTCAGCATGGATGGCGATGGGGCGCCGCTGGCGCAGCTGGCGAGGCTGTGCCGCGAGCACAACAGTCTGCTTATCGTCGATGATGCCCACGGTTTTGGTGTCATAGGCGAGGAGGGCATGGGTGCCAGCCGTTTGCCGGAATTCACTCGCTCTGCGGGCGAGCCTGGCATAGATATTCAACTGGTCACCTTTGGAAAGGCCCTGGGAGCCCAGGGCGCCGCCATTTTGGGCTCAAAGGCGCTTATCGACAGCCTGGTGGCCTGTGCCCGCCACTACATCTATTCCACGGCCCTGTCACCGGCCCAGGCCTTTTGCGTGAGCGAAGCCATACGTCTTGCCGCCGGAAGCGATGCCCGTGCCCGGCTGTTCGACAATATCAATTATTTCCGCCGCGGCGCCCAAGCGCTGGGACTGGAACTGCTCGACTCTGCCTCGGCCATACAGCTGCTGCCCATGGCCGATGTTCCGAGCTGCATGGCGGCGGCAGAGCAGTTGCGGCAACAGGGGGTGCTGGTGGGCGCCATACGCCCACCCACTGTGCCGAGCCCCAGACTCAGGATCACCTTAAGCGCCGGCCACAGCCGGCCTCAGCTCGACGCCTTGCTGGCCGCCCTGGCGCAACTGCCCGCGGCAACACTTGGCAGTCCTGAGGTGCAGCCTTGAGCAAAGCCGCGTCTTTGAACGATCCGTCTTTGAACGGGCTGACAGCCTTGAGCGAATTGACTCAGGTGGCCGAGCACTTTTCCCGCGCCAGCCACTATCGGCAGCACAATGTGTTGCAGCGACTCACGGCGGCTGAGCTGATACAAAGGGCTGGCGAGGTTAAGGTCGCACCCGCCGGACGCTTGCTGGACCTGGGCGCAGGTCCTGGCACCGCCTTTAATAGTGACCCTGTGTCCGAGGTGCTGACCCTGGATATTGCCTTTGGCATGTGTGCCCGCCTCAAGCAGGAATTTCCCGATTATCACGCCCTGTGTGGCGATGCCTGTGCCTTGCCGCTGAGAACAGACAGCATCGACAGCCTCTATTCCAACCTGGCGCTGCAATGGTGTGAGCCCTTGCCACAGGCGGTGAGCGAGATGGCCAGGGTGCTGCGTCCCGGCGGCCATGCGCTGCTCGCCATGGTTTGCGACGGCAGCCTGCCGCAACTTGAGCAACTGGGCTTTGCCGTCAATCACTTCGCCACGGCTTCAGCCATGGCCGCGGCCTTTGATCCCACACAATGGCAGGTGCAGCACTGCGAGGCCGTGACCCACAGCCTGCACTTTGCCAATCTGCAATCCTTGCTGTATTCCATCAAGGGCGTCGGCGCCAATGCCCAGTATCGGGCCGATGGTGGCGCCAGGCTCAGGGGCCGGGGCGACTGGCAGGCCAAGCAGGCCGAGGCCGAGGCGCTGCGCACCGACGTGGGCCTGCCACTGAGTTACCGTATTCTTTATCTCATCGCCCGGCGGCGCGAGGAGCAGGTATGATCTATTTTGTCACCGGCACGGATACGGATTGTGGCAAGACTTTGGTGTCGGCGGCGCTCCTGACAGCGGCTGCCGAGCAACTGCCGGGCTGTCGCAATACTCTCGGAATAAAACCCCTGGCATCGGGTTGCCGCCTGACAGCATCCGGGCTCAGAAACCCCGATGCGGAACTGCTGATGGCCCATGCCAGCTGCGCCTTGCCGTATCACAGGGTCAATCCCCTGGCCTTTGAACCTGCCATTGCGCCCCATATCGCCGCCGCAAGAAGCGGTGTGGACATCAATCCCGAGGCAATTTTGGCCTTGCTTGACCGGGACGCCATGGACGCTGCGGATTTTTGTTTGCTGGAGGGCGCCGGCGGTTGGTGTCTGCCCCTGGGACAGGGCCGTTTTATGCCCGAGCTGGTGCAGGCCCTGGAATTGCCGGTGATCCTGGTGGTGGGTATGAAGCTCGGTTGCCTCAATCACGCCATGCTGACCCAGGAAGCCATCAAGGCCGATGGGCTGAGAATTGCCGGCTGGGTGGCCAATCGGGTGGATGCCCATATGGCCTGCTTTGAGGAAAACCTGCAAACCCTGCGCGAGGTGATGGACTCTCCATGCCTTGGGGTGATCCCGCATCTGACGGATGCCGATCCAAAAGCCGCAGCCGCCTGTCTGGACCTGTCTCTTTTGAAATAGCCCCTTGAAATAGCCCCTTGAAATAAGCCTCTGTGCCAAAGATGCGCAGTAAAAGAAAAGGCGGCCACAGGCCGCCTTTTCTTGTTTGGGTAATCGTTGGGCGGCTTGTGGCTTAAGCCAGCATGGCCGACAAATCACTGCCGGCGGCAATGACCTGCTTTTGGATCTCGCCCTTGAACAGGTAGCCTTCCTTGTCACCCAGCAGCTTCAGGCTGTCGCCTTCGCGCAGCAGGGCACTGCCTTCCTGTATGCCTACAACCGGGGTCAGGGGATCGACGCAGGTAAATTCCAGCAAACGTTGGGCGCGGGTTTCCCCGTTGTGACCCGGGGCTTGGTAGTCGGTGTAATGGGGATTGAGCTGGAATGGCAGCAGGCCTAGGGCGGTAAAGGACGGCGGCTCTATGATGGGCATGTCGTTGGTGGTGCGAATGCTCAGCCCCGCCACATTGGAGCCCGCGCTCCAACCTATGTAGGGTTTGCCGGCCGCCACTTCTTCGCGGATAAGGTGCAGCAGATCGTAACGGTACAGCTCGTGCAGCAGATGGAAGGTATTGCCGCCGCCCACCAGAATGCCATCGGCGTCGCGGATGGCCTGGCGCGGATCGCTGTGCTCATGAATGCCGCTGATATTGATATTGAGCGACGCCAGCCCTTCGCGGACCCGGGTCAGGTAATTGTCATAGCCCAGGCTGATGCCGGCATAGGGCACAAACACCCAGTTGCGGCGGCCGGTCGTCAGCGGCGCTATATAGGGCAGGGTATGTTGCAAATAGGGGCTGTCGCCTTCCCGTGAGCTGCTCAGCAGCAGGGCCTGTATTGTCATTTTAATATCCTTGGTTCGGGGTACACTGTCCGGGGACAGCCGACTAAGATGGCCGATGTTAACAAAGTTTCTCTGGAAAGACAGTGAAATAAAGATACGCCCTAGGGGCGCGGGGGATTAAGTTTCGCTTAATGCTGCCTGCATAGACTGGCCGGGATCCGGCTGATTTAGCCAGAGTGGCGCCTGCAGACAGGAAACGCAGGAAAATTTTTACCGGACACTTGAATTCGCACTATTCGGACATATTATGTCTGCATAGACGCATTGTGGCACTGATTGCCCACTAAGGAGCTGAAATGAAGCGCGTAGTTTTATTCCTCATTACCAACCTGGCTGTACTCTTGGTAATGTCGATCATCATGTCACTGTTGGGTGTGGATACCCACACCAAGGGTGGTTTGTTGGTGTTTGCCGCCCTGTTCGGGTTCGGTGGTGCCTTTTTCTCTCTCGCCATCTCCAAGTGGATGGCCAAGCGCAGCATGGGCTGTGAGGTGATCACCCGTCCACGCGATGGCACAGAGCAGTGGTTGCTTGAGACTGTTGCCCGCCAGGCGAGGGATGCAGGCATCAAGATGCCGGAAGTGGCCATCTACAATTCCCCTGAAATGAACGCCTTTGCCACAGGTCCCAGCAAAAACAATTCGCTGGTGGCGGTGAGCACCGGCCTCTTGTATGGCATGAGCCAGGATGAGGT is part of the Shewanella cyperi genome and encodes:
- a CDS encoding aminotransferase class I/II-fold pyridoxal phosphate-dependent enzyme, giving the protein MNPLLARLQANRLALTEAGLWRRRRLWAPALIDFSANDYLGLAREPQLAAALAEGANRFGVGSRASALVSGYSPAHEALEQELCRVTGHEAALLFCSGFAANLALAATLLQAGDTLIADKYIHASVIDGVQASGAALRRFPHNDLDGAARLLGKYPGTALWTESIFSMDGDGAPLAQLARLCREHNSLLIVDDAHGFGVIGEEGMGASRLPEFTRSAGEPGIDIQLVTFGKALGAQGAAILGSKALIDSLVACARHYIYSTALSPAQAFCVSEAIRLAAGSDARARLFDNINYFRRGAQALGLELLDSASAIQLLPMADVPSCMAAAEQLRQQGVLVGAIRPPTVPSPRLRITLSAGHSRPQLDALLAALAQLPAATLGSPEVQP
- the pepE gene encoding dipeptidase PepE, which codes for MTIQALLLSSSREGDSPYLQHTLPYIAPLTTGRRNWVFVPYAGISLGYDNYLTRVREGLASLNINISGIHEHSDPRQAIRDADGILVGGGNTFHLLHELYRYDLLHLIREEVAAGKPYIGWSAGSNVAGLSIRTTNDMPIIEPPSFTALGLLPFQLNPHYTDYQAPGHNGETRAQRLLEFTCVDPLTPVVGIQEGSALLREGDSLKLLGDKEGYLFKGEIQKQVIAAGSDLSAMLA
- the bioD gene encoding dethiobiotin synthase, with protein sequence MYFVTGTDTDCGKTLVSAALLTAAAEQLPGCRNTLGIKPLASGCRLTASGLRNPDAELLMAHASCALPYHRVNPLAFEPAIAPHIAAARSGVDINPEAILALLDRDAMDAADFCLLEGAGGWCLPLGQGRFMPELVQALELPVILVVGMKLGCLNHAMLTQEAIKADGLRIAGWVANRVDAHMACFEENLQTLREVMDSPCLGVIPHLTDADPKAAAACLDLSLLK
- a CDS encoding methyltransferase domain-containing protein, whose protein sequence is MSELTQVAEHFSRASHYRQHNVLQRLTAAELIQRAGEVKVAPAGRLLDLGAGPGTAFNSDPVSEVLTLDIAFGMCARLKQEFPDYHALCGDACALPLRTDSIDSLYSNLALQWCEPLPQAVSEMARVLRPGGHALLAMVCDGSLPQLEQLGFAVNHFATASAMAAAFDPTQWQVQHCEAVTHSLHFANLQSLLYSIKGVGANAQYRADGGARLRGRGDWQAKQAEAEALRTDVGLPLSYRILYLIARRREEQV